The proteins below come from a single Aegilops tauschii subsp. strangulata cultivar AL8/78 chromosome 6, Aet v6.0, whole genome shotgun sequence genomic window:
- the LOC141025651 gene encoding uncharacterized protein: MTDIDKESIKSANSGSKVNKKGDKVKKGGKSATSGGGTGGANVLAYRNIPIQYPMLNDANDGVWAVMMKIILRTLRVWAAITDDDVDDECDEVRDSKRGVEHTQRDEDRRRSRHEGSGTSAEAPIHKLHLEKTESVNDYAMRLTTLVGEICALGEKLEEAETMEKFFGSVIDKFTYIIGTLEQLYDIDAMTIMKIGRPKVAKEGVTMVKAQATQSVADTAEKAKEKASHKVVIVQSLTNEKLEMEYNVQGSVKFGDGSNVKICGQGSVLFEGLTAEHRILTGVYYIPRLRNNIIFLGKLDENGCKLDIENGVMTALKKMSKMEMVSGMPFIDHVDRVCDRCLVGKKYFFLVVDDYSRYMWVVLLQSEDEAFEAFKKLKVATEMEHKLKRIEHHGPAL; this comes from the exons ATGACGGACATCGACAAGGAGTCGATCAAGTCCGCCAACAGCGGTTCCAAGGTGAACAAGAAAGGCGACAAGGTGAAGAAGGGCGGCAAGTCAGCGACTAGTGGTGGCGGAACGGGCGGCGCCAACGTACTGGCATATCGCAACATTCCCATCCAGTACCCGATGCTCAACGACGCCAACGACGGTGTATGggcggtgatgatgaagattATTCTTCGAACCCTTCGAGTGTGGGCGGCCATCACGGACGATGATGTCGACGACGAGTGCGACGAAG TTAGAGACAGCAAGAGAGGCGTGGAACACACTCAAAGAGATGAGGATCGGAGAAGATCACGTCACGAAGGCTCGGGCACGAGTGCTGAAGCACCAATTCACAAGTTGCACTTGGAGAAAACTGAATCGGTGAACGACTATGCCATGCGTCTAACTACTTTGGTGGGAGAGATCTGTGCACTTGGTGAAAAGCTCGAGGAAGCTGAGACCATGGAGAAATTTTTCGGTTCAGTGATTGATAAGTTCACGTACATCATCGGCACGCTCGAGCAGCTTTACGACATCGACGCCATGACCATAATGAAG ATTGGGAGGCCCAAAGTAGCAAAGGAAGGCGTGACCATGGTGAAGGCTCAAGCAACGCAAAGCGTGGCGGACACAGCGGAAAAGGCAAAAGAGAAGGCAAGCCACAAGGTCGTG ATTGTCCAGAGCCTAACAAATGAGAAGCTCGAGATGGAATATAATGTTCAAGGATCGGTCAAGTTCGGTGATGGTTCAAATGTGAAGATTTGTGGGCAAGGTTCTGTCCTCTTCGAGGGTCTCACAGCAGAACATCGAATACTCACCGGAGTATACTACATCCCACGGCTTCGCAACAACATCATCTTTCTCGGGAAACTTGACGAGAATGGATGCAAGTTGGATATTGAGAACGGAGTGATGACG GCCTTGAAGAAGATGTCGAAGATGGAGATGGTATCCGGGATGCCGTTTATTGACCATGTTGATCGAGTATGTGATAGGTGCTTGGTTGGAAAGAAGTACTTCTTCCTTGTGGTAGATGACTACTCGAGATACATGTGGGTCGTTCTCCTACAATCTGAAGATGAGGCGTTTGAAGCATTTAAGAAGCTCAAGGTTGCAACGGAGATGGAACACAAGCTGAAG AGAATAGAGCATCATGGTCCTGCTTTATAG